One part of the Magallana gigas chromosome 5, xbMagGiga1.1, whole genome shotgun sequence genome encodes these proteins:
- the LOC117689638 gene encoding RBPJ-interacting and tubulin-associated protein 1 isoform X2 gives MDILYYTRKMTDTFVITGTRPPSSTGSRPRSGYRKVSNTAEVDETLFRSHNFTQHHDSPRNDFSLQSKTPKDKKRGPPLIWAPSSTDPKPSNYHNIKSRINHSHESQKYRFHNHKPTFVDETLFGPKLEEPSFEAPWAEKKKKPTPLHWSPPEFSTRQMTQASSVIEPYSLDGRPPSRQGRRPASTRTRPCTVESVSSAKSYWKP, from the exons ATGGATATACT ATACTACACAAGGAAGATGACAGACACATTTGTAATAACTGGAACTCGTCCCCCATCATCTACAGGTAGTCGACCTCGCAGTGGATATCGCAAAGTCAGCAATACTGCAGAAGTTGATGAAACTCTTTTTAGATCTCATAACTTTACCCAACATCATGACAGTCCAAGGAATGATTTTTCTTTGCAATCAAAAACTCCAAAAGATAAAAAGCGAGGACCACCATTGATTTGGGCTCCTAGTTCCACTGACCCAAAGCCTAGCAATTACCATAATATAAAATCTCGCATCAATCACTCTCATGAGTCCCAGAAGTATAGATTTCACAACCACAAACCTACATTTGTTGATGAAACCTTGTTCGGACCTAAATTGGAAGAGCCTTCATTTGAGGCCCCTTGGgcagaaaagaaaaagaaacctaccCCATTGCATTGGTCACCTCCAGAATTTTCAACACGACAAATGACTCAAGCTAGTTCTGTGATTGAACCATATTCTTTGGATGGAAGGCCTCCTTCTAGGCAAGGAAGGCGACCTGCTAGCACTAGAACCAGACCATGTACTGTGGAAAGTGTGTCAAGTGCTAAGTCTTATTGGAAGCCATAA
- the LOC117689638 gene encoding RBPJ-interacting and tubulin-associated protein 1 isoform X1 → MAGGRSESGKSDRLSWLTKDKEPDKNSTASARANIYEKFKLWGLLSASEADKAERYYTRKMTDTFVITGTRPPSSTGSRPRSGYRKVSNTAEVDETLFRSHNFTQHHDSPRNDFSLQSKTPKDKKRGPPLIWAPSSTDPKPSNYHNIKSRINHSHESQKYRFHNHKPTFVDETLFGPKLEEPSFEAPWAEKKKKPTPLHWSPPEFSTRQMTQASSVIEPYSLDGRPPSRQGRRPASTRTRPCTVESVSSAKSYWKP, encoded by the exons ATGGCGGGAGGAAGGAGCGAGTCCGGTAAAAGTGATCGTTTGTCGTGGCTTACCAAAGACAAGGAACCGGATAAAAACTCTACAGCCAGTGCCCGTGCCAATATTTatgagaaattcaaattatggGGACTACTTTCTGCTTCGGAAGCCGATAAAGCCGAGAG ATACTACACAAGGAAGATGACAGACACATTTGTAATAACTGGAACTCGTCCCCCATCATCTACAGGTAGTCGACCTCGCAGTGGATATCGCAAAGTCAGCAATACTGCAGAAGTTGATGAAACTCTTTTTAGATCTCATAACTTTACCCAACATCATGACAGTCCAAGGAATGATTTTTCTTTGCAATCAAAAACTCCAAAAGATAAAAAGCGAGGACCACCATTGATTTGGGCTCCTAGTTCCACTGACCCAAAGCCTAGCAATTACCATAATATAAAATCTCGCATCAATCACTCTCATGAGTCCCAGAAGTATAGATTTCACAACCACAAACCTACATTTGTTGATGAAACCTTGTTCGGACCTAAATTGGAAGAGCCTTCATTTGAGGCCCCTTGGgcagaaaagaaaaagaaacctaccCCATTGCATTGGTCACCTCCAGAATTTTCAACACGACAAATGACTCAAGCTAGTTCTGTGATTGAACCATATTCTTTGGATGGAAGGCCTCCTTCTAGGCAAGGAAGGCGACCTGCTAGCACTAGAACCAGACCATGTACTGTGGAAAGTGTGTCAAGTGCTAAGTCTTATTGGAAGCCATAA
- the LOC136275847 gene encoding acetylcholine receptor subunit beta-type lev-1-like has product MRVTNNALGLIILSLVVFYLCKVKGWSRVELFKNVINTVDPDIAPFESDTTSTPLTITLNLMGISKVDEKQHTVSGTYWMMMGWGDPRLSWDPNMYGNITSVQVRAEKIWYPTSVCIINEIGNNKCIDAKDKQLTVYNYGFVGYLTNVESVSQCKIDVTKYPFDTQVCGLAFENVNFGTEFLKFNEDYSNFLLQYLQPSEVWDITNHTFNVHDVFDSNQNKTNQIIFFYVQLDRKPNYVIISTVLPVIILSVLNLFCFVVPIESGEKMGFAMAIFLTFAVFLTIINDSMPKSSDALPYFTIYLITQLVISGLIVMLEAFVLLVHFHFAARKEELDKNGKLTVKKTLKVTGVHLDIAFVLCAVFCDMFSVLYFFFNVLR; this is encoded by the coding sequence ATGAGAGTTACAAATAACGCACTGggattaattattttatcattggtAGTTTTTTACCTATGTAAGGTGAAAGGATGGAGTCGTGTTGAATTATTCAAGAATGTCATCAACACGGTCGACCCTGATATAGCTCCTTTTGAATCAGACACAACGAGTACTCCACTGACGATAACTCTTAACCTCATGGGTATATCGAAAGTCGACGAAAAACAGCACACGGTGTCAGGGACATACTGGATGATGATGGGTTGGGGTGACCCCCGTCTTTCTTGGGACCCCAACATGTACGGTAATATCACATCAGTGCAAGTCAGAGCCGAAAAGATCTGGTATCCAACATCTGTTTGTATAATCAACGAAATTGGAAACAACAAGTGTATCGATGCTAAAGACAAACAACTGACTGTGTACAATTATGGGTTTGTTGGATATCTGACAAACGTAGAAAGTGTCTCGCAGTGTAAAATTGATGTCACTAAATATCCGTTTGACACTCAAGTATGTGGACTGGCGTTTGAAAACGTAAATTTTGGAACAGAGTTTCTAAAATTCAATGAAGACTATTCGAATTTTCTCCTTCAGTATCTTCAGCCTAGTGAGGTTTGGGACATCACGAACCACACATTTAATGTTCACGATGTTTTTGATTCAAAtcagaataaaacaaatcaaattatatttttctacgTTCAACTCGACAGAAAGCCAAACTATGTGATTATTTCAACTGTTTTACCTGTCATTATCTTATCCGTCTTGAATTTGTTCTGTTTCGTGGTACCCATCGAGTCAGGAGAGAAAATGGGTTTTGCTATGGCCATCTTTCTTACTTTTGCAGTATTTCTGACGATAATCAACGATTCCATGCCTAAATCTTCTGATGCTCTTCCatattttactatttatttGATAACTCAGCTAGTTATAAGCGGATTAATTGTGATGTTAGAAGCATTCGTTCTGTTGGTTCATTTTCATTTTGCTGCTCGCAAGGAAGAGTTGGATAAAAATGGCAAATTGACTGTGAAGAAGACATTAAAAGTGACAGGGGTACATTTAGATATAGCATTTGTTTTGTGTGCAGTGTTTTGCGATATGTTTTCTGTACTTTACTTTTTCTTTAATGTACTACGCTAA
- the LOC105327772 gene encoding SUMO-specific isopeptidase USPL1 yields the protein MSSPENCHVCSSKGKTSRLRVYQINFDEAVRFCEDDKCTYPAGQLATDSLILNRKYTDISPKKTTQKVTPTTLQKSQPINAKLRSRSHIPCLPSIKKILDTPINRVCSPTGKRPLTPYIPGKSKQNHDREILATKTTLSYQEEENIKSKSDWTFFPQWQNKEAMCWLDVVICLFVHCKNLQENLESYTEDDKTVLKTLLIAYNQACKILNNGLDSKQDSPKLDLTKVEYQQPVIQTLTASQRSSDIVRNFQQMSVVDKVKTGAGIKFSSEINKEMNVIEDRYLHAFNILQDVRETVFLKLQPKLQCEKGKNDSPLFAIPLLVKGDSVVEKLMRMKYRFDFHCKACGYMQSDSFEQVLPTLPKPPQNIAIAEPTVERSCFKCRAPWQQRKMIFEKLPEVVVLHFVEGLQSNDIESLSFSFGGRQYRVRGLIQYLNNPDHFVTWIHNAEDMTWMECDDLKSPVCQPQKVDLRIPAQQIHIVMWESFSTAKTKDIPVKMEIESPAQLIKDQMKNNKIDLQSSDTGSVGVDSPMSVDTPTEDDCQDSVKALRSSSLKPNMVVKLTHTGQLIQVQNQVTSTPSPNYSPVLQNSSSSKVKVPKRVGKTAATKNQPDAKSSPALSNPVGSYTPSFLKSLIQKKSKNSLVLQAESRAGKSPSFHGSTGAIARLRGLSATNFRPPVLGKKKFEGYFSQKNCKSNTPQGSGLFRSSSVYSLSGDSSRANSPTLSSFSDTYTLQKRKFTDMEEMNSKRRKSVCSDSSTSSPESFHVEELIDVPTSEGCDVLQNLYNALNLSLPENLEIPHNTKSIKSANAKLCDEESLPDVQDLAGFIENSNDNNVSSLDDFLAQL from the exons ATGAGCAGTCCAGAAAATTGTCATGTCTGTTCCTCGAAAGGGAAGACGAGTAGACTCCGAGTTTACCAGATAAATTTTGACGAGGCAGTACGCTTTTGTGAGGATGATAAG TGTACCTATCCTGCTGGTCAGCTAGCTACAGActctttaattttaaacaggAAGTATACAGATATTTCTCCAAAGAAAACAACCCAAAAAGTGACACCAACAACACTACAGAAATCACAACCAATCAATGCCAAATTAAGGAGCAGGAGTCATATTCCATGCTTACCAAGTATTAAGAAGATCTTAGATACCCCAATTAACAGAGTATGCTCTCCAACTGGCAAACGACCCCTAACTCCTTACATTCctggaaaatcaaaacaaaatcatgACAGAGAAATCCTTGCTACAAAAACAACATTATCGTATCAGGAAGAAGAGAATATCAAATCAAAGAGTGACTGGACTTTTTTCCCACAATGGCAAAACAAAGAGGCAATGTGCTGGTTAGACGTTGTTATATGTCTGTTTGTACACTGTAAAAATTTGCAAGAAAACTTGGAGTCATACACTGAAGATGACAAAACTGTGCTCAAAACATTACTTATTGCATACAACCAGGCctgcaaaattttaaacaatggctTAGATTCAAAACAAGATAGTCCAAAACTTGATTTGACCAAGGTTGAATATCAGCAACCAGTAATACAAACTTTAACAGCATCACAGAGATCTTCAGACATTGTCCGAAATTTTCAGCAAATGTCTGTTGTTGACAAAGTTAAAACAGGTGCTGGAATTAAATTTAGTTCTGAGATTAACAAGGAAATGAATGTAATTGAAGACAGATACCTTCATGCATTTAACATTTTGCAAGATGTCAGAGAAACTGTTTTTCTGAAGCTTCAACCCAAACTACAGTGTGAAAAGGGGAAAAATGACAGTCCATTGTTTGCCATCCCTCTTCTGGTGAAAGGAGATTCTGTAGTGGAGAAATTAATGAGGATGAAGTATAGATTTGACTTTCATTGTAAGGCATGTGGATACATGCAGAGCGACTCTTTTGAACAGGTTTTGCCAACATTACCTAAACCTCCACAGAATATTGCCATAGCAGAACCAACAGTTGAACGATCCTGCTTTAAATGTAGAGCACCATGGCAGCAGCgaaaaatgatatttgaaaA GTTACCAGAAGTTGTGGTTCTACACTTTGTGGAGGGTTTGCAGAGTAATGACATTGAGTCCTTATCATTTTCATTCGGAGGAAGACAGTATAGAGTGAGGGGCTTGATCCAGTATCTTAATAACCCAGATCACTTTGTAACCTGGATACACAATGCTGAAg ATATGACTTGGATGGAGTGTGATGACTTAAAGTCCCCTGTTTGTCAGCCCCAAAAAGTGGACCTAAGGATTCCAGCTCAACAGATCCATATTGTAATGTGGGAAAGTTTTTCAACAGCAAAGACCAAGGATATACCAGTGAAAATGGAAATAGAGTCTCCAGCGCAATTAATCAaagatcaaatgaaaaataataaaatcgaCTTGCAGAGCTCTGACACAGGTTCCGTTGGGGTTGATTCGCCAATGTCAGTTGACACTCCCACAGAAGATGATTGCCAAGATAGTGTGAAGGCCCTGCGTTCGTCTTCTTTAAAGCCCAATATGGTGGTAAAGTTGACACACACAGGACAGTTAATTCAAGTTCAAAATCAAGTTACCTCTACACCTAGTCCAAATTACAGCCCAGTGCTGCAGAACAGCAGCTCTTCAAAAGTCAAAGTACCCAAGCGTGTTGGAAAAACTGCTGCCACAAAGAACCAACCAGATGCAAAATCTTCTCCAGCTCTGTCAAATCCTGTTGGTTCATACACCCCTTCTTTTCTAAAGTCACTTATTCAGAAAAAGTCTAAAAACTCCCTTGTCTTGCAGGCGGAGAGTCGTGCTGGAAAATCTCCCTCCTTCCATGGAAGTACTGGTGCAATAGCTAGGCTGAGAGGATTAAGTGCTACAAACTTTAGACCTCCTGTACTGGGAAAAAAGAAGTTTGAAGGGtatttttcacagaaaaatTGTAAGTCTAATACCCCCCAAGGTTCAGGACTCTTTCGTAGTTCCAGTGTTTACTCTTTATCGGGTGACTCCTCGCGTGCAAATAGTCCCACTTTAAGTTCCTTTAGTGATACTTACACGCTACagaaaagaaagtttacagacatGGAAGAGATGAACAGCAAGAGGAGGAAATCTGTTTGCAGTGACTCCAGTACTAGTTCTCCTGAGTCGTTCCACGTGGAAGAACTGATTGACGTGCCAACATCAGAAGGATGTGATGTCTTACAAAATCTCTACAATGCATTAAATCTATCTTTACCAGAAAATTTAGAGATCCCACACAACACTAAAAGCATAAAGTCAGCTAATGCAAAGTTATGTGATGAAGAATCTCTGCCTGATGTgcaagatttagcaggtttcatTGAAAACTCTAATGACAATAATGTGTCAAGTTTAGATGATTTTCTTGCACAATTGTAA